The genomic segment ATGTGTGTGATCTGTTGAAATACACTGAGTCTGTTACATGGTTCCTTCCTATCTGTGAATAGGAAGTCTTGACCACAAAGATCATGTGATCATTTATTTAGTTAGTGTTTGAATGACTATTATGTGCCTGGCCCTGTGCACATTTGTTCTTCCAAGAGTggctgggtggggctggggcagggggctTCCCATTTGGTGAACAAACTTAGAGTGTAGAGAGCTCTTATGGtgactccctccctcctcccccacccaccagctctgCATGGTTTCTCTGAGTCTCTTCAGGACCCTACTGAACCTCAGCTGTGAGGATGTCCTACTGCAGCTGGTTCTCAGGTACCTGTGGGGGCAGGACTGGGGCTGGCTGACCCTGAACTCTCAGGGCCCTCGGGGCCTTGTGAATTGCTGGGGCTGTGGGCTGTATTGGGGCTGCTCATGTGTTTCCTCTTGGAGCCTGACTTAGCCGTATAGTTCCATTGACCTGATGTTTTCCCAGGCCCTGTCTTCCTTCCTGATCCACCTGTGTCCTCTTTCTTTTGTCTTTCCCAGGTATCTTGTCCCATGTAACCACGTGATGCTGAGCCAGAAGCCAGCTGTGCGTGATGTGGACTTATATGGGCGAGCAGCTGACAAGTTTCTCTCCCTAATCCCACGCTGTTGTCGGCACCGTGCCCCTAGCCCACCCCGTCCAGAGCATGCCTCGTGGGCACGAGGTGGGCCTTGCAGAGAGGCAGGGAGAAGGGAGGACACCACGGGTATGGCCTGGGTTCTGAAGAAGCCTAGCAAGAaggtggggttagggtgaggggaGGGAGGTGGCCGTAAGTGGCGTCCCGTCTTTGAGGAGGTTGATGAGGGGTCTTGCTGAGAGGATCCTTAACCCCACCAAAGAAATTCAGGGTGGGACTTCTGAGCAGAGCTGTTCCTGTTTGTGATTCCAATATGTACTCTTCCTGTTTCCCTTATTTCTTTGGTGTTGGTGGTTGTGAGCGGGCTGAGGAAAAGGTTAACCTggaaggtagagagtcagcagtCTGAATAAGTCCCATGTTTCTGCCCCCTTTCTCAGTCTCTCTAAATGTCTGTCTTTCCTGGACCTTTGTCTCTGAtctttcttgaattttttttccctttgcagGCCCTGGAAGCCCGAGTGTTGATTCCTCTTCTGTTGTGACGGTGCCCCGGCCCTCTACACCATCTCGTCTGGCCTTCTTCTTGCGGCAGCAGAGCCTGGGTGGCTCTGAacccccagccccagctcctCGCTCCCCAGGGCTTGCCGCATCCCCAGCCTCCAGCCCTAGCCGACGGCCCAGCCCTGCAGAGGAGCCTGGTGAGCTGGAAGACAATTACCTGGAGTATCTGCGTGAGGCACGTCGTGGCGTAGACCGCTGTGTCCGAGCCTGCCGTACCTGGTCTGCTCCCTATGATGGCGAGAGGCCCCCTCCTGAGCCCAGTCCTATTGGCTCCCGGACTAAGAAACGCAGCCTACTGCCTGAGGAGGACAGGGACAAtgtgggggaaggggaggaggaagagctGGGGAGTGGGGGACTGGCTGGGGGTGCAGGGGGGGACCCTGgccacctgccccctccccagctcAATGGGGTGCCAGGACCATGGCCAGATGGGGCCAAGAAGGTTCGCCGGGTGCCAGAGGAGGGAGCTGGGGAACTGCTGGAGGGTACCTCCGAGGGCATGGCAGGACTAGAGGGCTTTGGGCAGGAGCTCCAGGAGCTGGAGGTGGCATTGAGCAATGGAGGGGCTGGCACAGAGCCCCCCCTAGAGCCTCCACTACCTCTTGAGGAGGAGGAGGCCTACGAGAACTTCAGCTGCCCCCCTGAGCCCCCTGGCCCCTTCCTCAGCAGCCCTTTGCGGACTCTCAACCAGCTGCCAAGCCAGCCCTTTACTGGTAAGCTACTTAACCTAGGTCTCCTTTTTTATGTAATCTCTGCATGTTCTCGACATGTTTGTGCTGATTCCTGAGACTTCTTGGCCTATGTCATTTATGTATCCTTGCCTAGCCCCTCATCCATTCTGCTTGGGTTCCTTCAAGATACGTATCAtgtcatctgtctgtctgtatgTCTTCCATGCTTGTGCTGATTTGTGTATTGCatgttcctcctcttcctccagtCTGGCTGTTTCCTGGGATTTGCGATCAGGATATTCTGTGTTTGGTGTCTCTTGGCGAATCACAGCAATAACCCTTATGAAAGGCATCTCTGCTATCTTGTGTGAGAGGCACCTGCATTCCTCTGTTTCATGTTGGGAGTCATATTGTTCCTATCAGTATGTCTCCCTGGGCATTGTGTCTCCTGTCAGTTCTCCTGTAATCCCAGGGTCTGCTCTTCTGGTGCTCTTCCCCTGCTCTTGCCTGGGCTCCTTCCTCCCTGCTTCTTTAAAGAAAGACCCAATTTCAAgtttctcctgcctccctctctcccctcccccatccttGTACCTTGTTGGTTGCTCTGACTGCCCAGTGAGACTTTCTTAGAGATTTATGGTTAGTAATTAGGATTGAAACTGATAACAGCGAAATACCTTTTTCAGGGCAAGTGACAAGGTGTGGCTGTATGTTCCCCAGCTGAATTCCTCTGGGTGCTTTAGGATGCCAGTGGAGCTAGACCTGACCAGAGTGGCTGGACTAACTCCTGTTTGTTTTTGCCTAAAAGTCAGCCCTACCTAGCCTAGCCCTCATCCTGCTCTTATCTTCACTCCTCAGCCTgcaccaggaaaaaaacaaaaccaagcgaAAACACCACTGGGAAGGTGTGCTAAGACCACGGGCTTTGGATTAGACATACCTTGATTTAGTAACTCTTCTATGACATTGGTGCCCGTAAATCACTAGGCACAATGCTGGCACACTGAGGACTCAGCAAGTGGTAGCTTCTCAGTAGGATTGTCATCTCTGGATGCCTGGCAGATTTAAGTTGCCCGAGGCAACCACCCGTTTTCCAGTTTGTAGTCAAATTGCCGTACCTTGATCAGTACCTGGGCCTGGAATATGCTGGCTATCCTGCTTGCACAGCATCAGGGTTTCTGCCCCAGAGTCATGCAAACTCCCTCTTCTTACAGACTGTAGAAAatacatctttccatttatttacccTTTGCCTGTTCCTTCCTACTTAGTTACCACTAGAAGGTGGTGTGCAGGTTTTACCACAGTCTGGAAGCATTAATTAAAGCTTCTGCACTTTTTCCTTTTGGTAAGCTTATTTgataggtgccctggtggtgcagtggttaagcacttggctgctaactgaaaagttggcagttcgaacccaccagctgctccacggtagaaagatgtggcaatctgcttctgtaaagattacagccttcgaaactctggggcagttctgctgtctcctataggatcgctatgagttgaaatcatctcgatggcaatgcgttttAACCTTATTTGAGCTTTACTAATTGCCTCTTTCAAGAAAGTTCCAGGAAAAGAGAGGAGTAGAAGGACAAAGTTACAAGGTATCTTAGGAACCTGTTAAACTAGAGTTTTTTTAAAGCTAAGTCTAGTTATGTGCATCTGGAGTGAGAGATGTTCTGGGATCTTTTTCAAGACTCATCTCCTTTTGCCCTTCCTTCTTCTGTCTCAATTCATAATACAGTTCTTAGATACATACCATTTCCCTCACCAATTCCTGATCAGAAGAACTGTAGTGGTTCTAGAATCTTAGTGCTGGTGACCTGGCTCAGTTAGAGGTCAGTTCTCCCAGTAGATCCTTCTAAACCCTTCTGTTGTCTTCTCCTCTACCATTGAGTCTGTCCTAAATCATTTTTCTCTGATCCTGACTAAGCTATCCTTTTTCTACAGATTCTATTCCATCTTGTTCCCAGCTCCTGAAGAACAGAGCTGATTTCTTCTCTGGTCCCCCAAAGATTATTCTCCTAACTTTAAGTAGGCCCACATTGTCACTTTCTTTGTCTTAGCtacacttttcttttctttctgaccCAGGTCTAGTGTTATGCAGTGTCTTATATGtaacctgatttttctttttggttctcATCACTTTCCTGCCTGCTCTTTCTTCTGTTCTGCCTCTTGGatgaagctttttttaaaaaaacgtgAAATATTATGTAGCCTGTATTGAACCTTACAGTTTTCCAAATCTTGGGCTAAATGCTTTATATTGATAATTATCTCATTGAACCTCTTAGTaaccttatgaggtaggtatattttcttattttaccaAGTATAAATTGAAGCTTAGAGAGTTTTGATTTGCCAAATAATTTGACTAGTAGAGGATAAAGCTAAAATATGAAACTAGGTCTAGGTGTGACTCCAGAGCCTCAGGTCTGGCTCTTTAGCTTGAATGTATGTAAATCTGGTTTATGGACTCTTGTGGATTCATGTAGTGTCTGCCATCTTATCTTGTCCAGAATACGTGGTCATGGGATATTTCAACATAGTCAGAGGCTGACATGAAAATAATTTTCATCTAGTGGGGTCTCTTGTTTTGGGGAGGAATGCTTGCAATACGTATTGTGTTCAGGCCTTGTATCCTTGTGCCCACCCCCCTCAGGCCCCTTCATGGCTGTGCTCTTTGCCAAACTCGAGAACATGCTGCAGAACTCCGTCTATGTCAACTTCCTGCTGACGGGGCTGGTGGCCCAGCTGGCCTGTCACccccagcccttgctccgctCTTTCCTGCTCAACACCAACATGGTCTTCCAGCCCAGTGTCAAGTCCCTGCTGCAGGTGTGCGATGCATGCATGGGTGCGTCCAGGCTCCATGGTGGGCCAGGTCTGCAGCTGGAGTGGCTCTGGGGGGTTGGCTGGGAATGCCCAGTAGGGCTAGAAGGGACTGTGTCAGTCTGGAGTCATTCAGAAATGTCATGAAGTTGTGCTTCATAGGTGCTGGGCTCTGTGAAGAATAAGATTGAGAGCTTCGCCGCCTCCCAGGAGGacttcccagcactgctttccaaAGCCAAGAAGTACCTCATTGCCCGTGGCAAGCTGGACTGGGCTGAGGGGCCTGCAGCAGGACCTGTCCCCCGCCGCTCTGATCCTCTAGGTGAGGCCTGCCCTATGACCCCTCTCCCTACCCTTCCTGGACAGCTAATTAGCCCAAGTTAATTGAGCACTTATTAAGGGTGAAACCTTGTGTCAGAAACTGAAAAGTTGTAGAAAATTGAGTCTAGATATTTGTCCTCAGGTGTCTGGTTAGAGGATAGAACATAGCTTTGTCCACTAAGAGCTAAATTAGCAGTACCAGTAAAAATTGCACTTGGAGTTGGGAACAGGCAAAGGGACAGAGTAGCCTTCAGGGTTGAAATATTGTTTACAGCTTGGTAAAGAACATTATATTTGTCATGGACCTTGAGATATGGGTAGGACTTAGGTAGGCAAAAGAATGGGAGGTTTTTAATCTTTTGTTCAGGGGACAGTATGGACCATTTAGTTGGAGTCACTTTGGAAAGTGATGGAACAGTTGGTGATTTGACCAGAGCAGAAGGTTCTCAGAGTAGAAGTTATGCTGGGTGGAAGTTGTAATCTTTTAGGCAGTGAGAAACTATTGGAGATTTTTGGATCTGGGAGTGGTGAGATGAGTATGTTAAGTCTCGTGCTAGGTGAATTGGAGttagaagaaaatggaagcagGAAGAGCAGTCAGGAGGCTTCTGCAGTAATGCAGATGTGACCTGTATGGCTTGAATTGCAGTAGTGGGAATATAAAGGAAGAGTTTGATGAGGTAGAAATGGGAAGAAAGTATTGGCAGAATTTGGTAAGTGGTTGTGTGCTATAAGGAAGGAGGAAGAACTAAATATGGCCTTGAAGTTGTAAATCTAGATCTTTCATTCACCAGGTGTCTGAGCACTTGCCATATATGTTAGGCACTTGGTACAGGGGATTCAGTGAAATACAAGACATGGCCTCTGCCTTCAAAGAACATAGAATCTGTAGAGTAACTAGGGTATGTAATAACTGAGGGCACAAGGTCCCAGAGGTGGTGGAAATAATGGGCTCCAGGGTACCAGTAAGGATTTGTACAGGAAAAGGGCTtggagggtttgttttttttttcccctctgcgaCAAATGAAGAGAGTAAAGAGAAAATGACATGTACGAATAGAGTTGTGAAGTGAGAGGACGGTTAAAGAATTGATGTCATTTTTTATTTGCTAATCAAAATAATACGCTGAGAGCAAGAGAACAGAGGTGAGATGGGGACTTAAGGAGAAAAGTGTATGGGTTGGGAAGAATACCACACAGTTGCGAGGATCCATTGGAAACTCCTTAACGTGATCTCCTCCTGGTCCAGCACTGTGAATATTCTTGTTTCCACTGCCCTGGCACTGTGGTCACTGTGGAGCGCCCAGGGATACAAAGGTAAATAAGTCACACTCCAAGCGTATAGATTAATGTAAGAGGTAGAAGATATGTAAACAAATGACTGAAGTGTGATGTGGTAAGGGCAGTAAAATAGAAACATAGCGGAGAGGAAATCAGAGGAGGTTTTCCGGAGAGGTGGGACTTGTAAAAATTAGGCCAGGAAGGATTGAAAAAGTGGGGAGAGCAAAATTTAGGCAAAGAGAGCTTACAGAAGCATGCAGAGTGCTTGGACGGTTTCAGGGAGAGGTGTGAATGCAAAAGCAAGGTAGCTATGGAGAGCTTTGAGAAGAGGTTGGACAGGGTAGGTGGAGCCTGCATGTGAAGGGCTCTGAATGCCATGTTTAATAGATTTGTATAGCATCTGTCTGTAGCCAGTATTATAGGTAGGCCATATAGTGATCTAGAGGCTAGAGTCTAGGCCCTAGATAGTGGGCATGGATCCAGAGTCAGGAATCTAGGCAGAAAGTTAGAATCTAGGAGAATAGGCAACGTTTTAAATGGCTCATTTCAGTCTAAGGTGACATGAAGTTTTCTGGCCACACTAGTTAGTGGTTGGCTTTGGTGACTGTAGGAGAGGAACTGCTGGAAGGCGAAGTGGTTGTACAGGAGGGTAGaacctggagggacagtggcattTGAAGGAAATGAAGTAGTCGTCAAACTGTGATTGCATGTATAGTTCCTGTGAGTATTGAAAGAGCGAGGAAGGGGGCCAGGCATTGTGTACAGATAGGAAGGGAGAAGGTGGAAGTGGGTGACTACTAGTTTAGGAGGGTGATGGGAAGCATGAAGTAaggacctgttatggattgaggaGAAATATCTTGGCGGTGGTAGAATAGTGATTGGAATGAGAGTAATAGGAGAATCCCTTTGCATAAGGGGGTATGGAGAAGTGGCTGAGAATGAAGTGGCTGAAGTGTTTGAGAAGAGTGAGGATGGAGGTCAGCTGGGTGGGGAGGCTGGATAGAGGGAGGAAGGCTGGACAGGCAGCATTTTGGTGCTAGAGTGAGAAAGAGCCCCTTCCCACTCTAGTCTTCAGATTCATCTTGAGGGATGAGACAGGAAATGGTGTCCTTTATTCCATTCCCTCAGAACCCTAGTCAAGAAGTCCAGGAATCTAGCGGGTGGGGGAGCTGCctttcccagaccaagggagatTCCCTCACTCCAGCGCTTCTGTGATACCCGTTTATTCCCAGTGAAGAGCCGGAGGCCATCCTTGGGGGAGCTGCTCCTGCGGCACGCACACAGTCCAACCAGGGCCCGCCAGGCGGCACAGTTGGTCCTTCAGCCTGGGCGAGACGGAGCAGGACTTGGCCTAGGTGGGGGCTCCCCTGGGGCTTCAACTCCAGTTCTGCTCCCCCGGGGCGGGGCCCCTGAGCGCCAAGGTGAGGCTCTGCGTGTCAAGAATGCTGTCTACTGTGCAGTCATTTTCCCTGAGTTTCTCAAGGAATTGGCTGCCATCTCCCAGGCCCATGCTGTCACCTCGCCTTTCTTGTTGGATACTTCAGAGGAGGGTTCTGCCCCTTCTGTTTCAGGCTTTGGGCCCCTCAATCCTTAACTCTCTTCCATGGACAATCAGGGCCGTGGGTGGCCTGGGTTGGGGCCAGGGCGCAGGCTCCTTTTTGTTTGGAGGCAGTGGCAAGAggactttttaatttatttcagaaGAACTGTTTTATGGAGAACTTATTGCAATATGTATAAAAGGGAAATCTCTATTCTGTGCTCATTTTCTTTCCCACCCTTTTCTGTGGGGCTGGGGCCCCAAGAAGGCTGTACATGGATGGGGAGATGATTAGGGGTTATTTTTTCTCTGGTGAGGACATTGATGCCAAGTTTCAAGGTTCCTCTTATGTCATATGTGCCATCCCCTCAGAGGcaagaaaactggaaaaatgtAGGGACTCTCCCCCCTCCTCCAGACCCCAGAAGGAAGAAGCAGCATGGGGCCAGGATGGTTTGGGGGAGCAGCAGCTGGTGTTTATTGGGAACCAGTATCCCTATGCCAGATCTTGGGGGCCTTGCCCCCTGCATCTCTTGCCTCAGCCTCAGTCGTCGCTGTCGAACTCCGAGGACAGACCCTGCAGCAGGGGCAGGGACATGGAGTGCCGGTCGGGGTCCCCGGGGCCCCCACCCTGGGCTCCTGGTGGGGGGCTGCGGGGGCTGAAGAGCCAGTTTTCTGCCGGGGTTGGGGATATAGTCACAGCTTGACTCATGCCCTGGTCTTTTGCCTCCCTACTCCCTCCATTTGGACCTCTGTGTTGTCCTCACCCCTCGCCAGGGCCATGCTTCCGTCTTGCCCTTCCCTGGCTCCCTCCCTCACTTTCCCTCACCAGGGTCCAGTACACAGTCATGGGTGCTCCACACATTCCTGGGCTATACTCCCCATGtcctctccctctctgccttGTCCCATCCCTCATTTCCATTTCCCCTTGTAGTACCTGACAGCATCAGTGGTCCCCTCCGGAAGGGGTTTCGGCCCTTGTAGGAGAATCTGGTGGGTCTGCCCTCTGGCCCTTCCTGGGGAGGTGGTGTCGATGGGGTTGGTACAGGTGGGGGTACAGCAGCAGCTTCGGGGATATTAGCAGGGGCTAATGTGGGCGCCAGAGGTGGCATGATGCTAAGGTTGGGTCTGACCCAGTTGGCCCCATGGGGCAATGGGTCCTTGTTCAGGGGCTTCTGTGGTCCCAGCACACCCTTGGGCTGCAGTGAAAACTTGAGGCAGGAGAAGGCAATAGGCAGTGACCGCTGTAACCGAAGCAGCTGGGGCTCACGGGCCGTGGGCAATAGCCCCAGCTGCAGCCAGGAGCAGGAGAAGACCTGGTAGATGACATAGATGCTGTGGGTGCCTCGGAGCCAAGAAAGAGTCTGCTGTAGGCTAACCTGCCCTGGTGGTAGCAGCAGGAAGGCCACCTTCTTGCGCAGACCACCCAAATGTAAGCGGATTCGGCAGGGCTGTCCATCCAACAGTCGCATCTCTTCATAGGTTATCTCTGCCCGGTCATTTGGTGAGTATTCTCGAGTACAGTAGGCAAAAGTACCCTCAGACCCTGTCTGCTCCAGGAGGCTTGGCAGTGGCCCCACTGGTTGCAGTGCCCGCCGACCCTGGCGACCTGGCAAAGCCAGGCGGGTATGGGCTGGGCGGGACTGTTTCACTAGCACCCCCAGTAGGTCATAGCAGGCTGCATCCGACAGGAAAGGTACTGCCACTACGCCGGGCCCAAAGCGCTCCTCAATGACCTGCGGGTGGCCAGTTTATAGGTCAGGGACTGAGTAAGGGTCAGAAGTTAGCTTAGTAGCCTACTCTAGACAGATCTTCCCGCTGTTCAACTACATCTCCACAATGTACTCAAATTATCCTACTTCCGGCTTATCTCCCAGTTTTCTTCTGCAGCAAAACGGAATGTCTGTGTGCCAAATTCTGCTAGATACAGGGAATACATAAAAGGATGACACTTTGTTCTTGTCCTGATATAGCTCATTTAGTGGGGGAGACAAAAATTAGTTAAATGAAATACTACGCAGCAGGGTATGGAGATGACAGAAGTGGTTAACAGTCTTTGTCTTTGATGGAAAGGGGACCAAAGATGGTTTCTAAGTGGTAATACTTGAGCTTTGAAGGAATTAGTGAGGCAGAAGAATGGTCAGTTCAAACAGGGGACAACCAGTAAAAACATCTGAACTCACAAACCACGAGGGGCACATTCAGGAACACATAATTAATTTCATATTACTGAAATGTAGGGTATGAAGAAGGAGAGGCAGACAGGAACTCGATTACGAAAGGCCTTGTGATTTGCTATTGTGACTGGAGTTTTATCCTGAGGGGAATGGGAAGGAAGCCACTTCAACGGCTTTGGGTAGGAGGGAAGTATCAGTTGTTTAAGAAAGCAAATTTTGAATAGGAAGGCATGAGATAAGGAGAGGTAGAGAGATCAGTTAAAGTACTGAAAACTCCGGGCAAGAGATGATGAAGACCAGAACTGAAATAATGGGTGAAGATATTAGAGAGATTTAGGGTGTAGAATCACTAGAATTTGATCACGGATGGATTGTGGGGAAAGGGATCCTCAAGGATCATTCCTAGGTGATTGGTTAGGTGGGTGATGTCATTAACTGATAATAGGTACACAGAAGTAGGTGGGGAATGTCTTTTCATACATGGTATTTATAACCCCCTAGTTCTACTCTTCGATGACACTGGGTTAGCATACATTTGCCCTGTCTTCAGGGGTTATAAAAAGATAGTTCTTTCAATGGAATCTGAGACCTCATCTTTGTAATGCTAATTTTACCACACTTTTAGGGATTCTAGTTTCCCTTAGTTTTTGTCCTTGTCTTGGCCTTTTTGGGCTTGGTAACCTAACTCTGGAAACCCTGCAAGACCCTCTCTAGTAATTGTACCTAGGTTTTATGGTTTTGACCTGTCCAGGATATTGTTGGCTGAGATTTCTGGCTCTGTGTTCTGCTAGGGAGAAGGGGCACATAAAATTCCCTCTTTGGGCCCTTTTCATGTTTGAGCCCTGTGCCTAAAGTGGTATACTCCCTACCCCCAGCCACCAAATGCTACGTGTCTGTGTACCTCCTCATGGCATTGCCCGCTTTGCTGGCCTGCTGGTAGAATTCCCCATTGTTCCTTTAGGCTGCTCTTTCTGTTATAAAGCTGTTTTTGAAGTGCTGCCCTCTAGCTTAAGAGGAAGGTAGCCTTCTGATTTGAGTTGTATCTACTGTGGACAAACTGAAGTAGCTAGAAGGTTGTGATCTTTTGCCACCTGGCCAAGGAAATAGGTATTTCTTGATATTTATGGAGGAATCTCCCTCCCATTCCTTCTCTTTGCTTCACTGAGACATGGAGCACTTTTCTTCTGGGTGcctgaagaacagggcattaagTTTCCAGCTAGGTTTCCAGGGGTGAAAGCAGAGCACCAGTGGGTTGGGCATTTTTAGATAGAGTGCTGTGCCCCATGACAAAGCATAGTCACCAAGTGTAAATCCTGAAGCTTACCGTTTACGTCTAGCCTCCTTCACAAGTAAGACAAATGGAAATATCTCCAGGAGAGGCCCCTCTAGTGAGGAGTATGACATTTAAAATATCTGGTGCTTATGGTCCAAGCTTCTGATAAAAGGGTGAGTTCCTGCCTTACCTGGAGATTTTTTTCTAGTATATAGGCATTGATTTTCCATGGAGGTTTACTAGGTCCTCTTACTTTTAAGGGCCCCAAAGGCCCCAGTGGTTATCCTAAAATAGGGAAAATTGAGGAGCTTAGTTCTTTGCTGGGATGACTGTTCCTTGCTAGAGTCACCATCTGAGACTACTACCAGCTTCCATTGAACTTCTACCTCTGGGCTCCCACCCACTGCTGtgcagttgattcccactcatagtgaccccatggggcttccaaggctgtaaatctctatggaaagccacatctttctcctgaagccgctgatcttttggttagcagttgatcactttaaccactgccccaccggggctccttatctGTGGGTCCAATTCTATGAAACTTAGAGACCTTGAAAATTTAGGTCTTTTAAGGGcagctcagagccctggtggcacagtggttaagagttctgctgctgaCCAATACATTGGCCGTTTggatacaccagccactccttggaaaccctatgggacagttctactctgtcctatagggtagctatgaattggaattgatggcaatgggtttttttttttttttttaagggcggCTCAGGAGGATGATGGTGGAAGATTGTCTTCCTGGATATATCCTGTGTAGTTTGAATTCTGAAGGGGGAGCTCTTGAGCCACATTCTGTTCATCCAGATATTCTACAACATGCCTAATTGTCATCAGTTGTagagaggtttttgttttgtgtagAGAGGAAACCAGATCACTCAAAGATGACCTATTTGGAATTTGCCACATTCCACCCGTGATTTATCCTGCACTTCTCTACCCTGACTTCCTGACTGTTTGCCATTTAAATAGGATAGGGAGTTTTTCTGAAACTTGGAGATGGTATAACTTTCTAATAGTTGAGACCCTATTTACTTTTACCCTAATTCTGATTGATCTAGTCCAGAACCAACCTTCTACACTGTTGAGACTAGCTTCTCTAATACTTGGGAGAATCTTGGCTGTCTTGTTTCTGCTTCTCTGGGAAGCTGGCCTTTGCAGCTACTCCATTTGGAATGGCAGCAACATGCCATTAAGGCTGCTTTGAGTCTGGTAGGCACTGCTTTAAGATGGTTCTGTTAAGCTTTGTGTCTGCCTTCTGTGTGTGCTTTAAATCCCATAGCCAGAGCCTGATCCCTAAATTCTCCAACCTGAGAAATTTGCAGCCTGCAACTGACAAGTTATTTGGTGGAATTTGTTGGACTCCTGCATCCCAGGTACAGCTGAGATCTCCCTACTCCTTGAAATCTCCATATTTGGCCTACAACCCAAATTTCTCATTCTTTGGAAATTAAGGTAGAGGGAAATATCTGAAGAGTTGAAGGTAAAGACCATGTTCTTTAAAACACTTAAAGGGCCTTTCCTGATCAGCCCTTATGCCTTTTCAGCCTCGTTTTCACCACTACCTCTTTGAATTTTACTCTAGCAGACCACTTACAGttcaaaaatacatatttttctttttcctctcctgGCTTTTGTACATGCTCTACCTCTTTGATTAGTACATTGTTCACTCACCCTCCCTTCTGCTTATTACCTTACTCAGGTATTTCTTAAGCACCTTTTATGTGTCAGGTACTTCTCTCCCCCTTTGTGTGAATAACTCCTACTTGTCTAGCTAGGATGTCACACTCTTTAGGAAACTTTCCTGACTTAAGACTTATCCTTGATTAGTTCCTCATGTTTCTGGTCTCATACCCCCTTATTTACCCACCTTATCCTTGATGAGGGTCCAGGTGGCATCAGCTTCATCTAGTGTCAGCAGGTGGGGGGTACCAACCAACATGGTGTGGTATGGGGTGTGGGAAGGGTTGGGCACGGTGGTGGCTGCTGCAAGAACCCCAAGCTACCCAGGGAGGTGAGGCCCCCAACCTTGGGCTCTGATCTACTGCAGCATGAGGTCATAGAGGTCTAGCTAGGTGATGAGTCCTTGGGTAGGGAGA from the Loxodonta africana isolate mLoxAfr1 chromosome 7, mLoxAfr1.hap2, whole genome shotgun sequence genome contains:
- the FHIP1B gene encoding FHF complex subunit HOOK-interacting protein 1B isoform X4; its protein translation is MERMNWLSRLASRGPGHRVPPGASLQTPVMADPETCLMVFKNHWSQVVRILERRGPRAAPGGTDDLSAVCNHTYQMLTLLAEDRAVPSAPTAPGPLLEFALREDLLTRVLAWQLQWDELGDGVEERRAEQLKLFEMLVSEARQPLLRHGPVREALLVLLDACGRPVPSSPALDEGLVLLLSQLCVCVAREPSLLEFFLQPPPEPGAAPRLLLFSCLVPFVHREGTLGQQARDALLLLMALSAGSPTVGRYIADHSYFCPVLATGLSALYSSLPRKIEVPGDDWHCLRREDWLGVPALALFMSSLEFCNAVIQVAHPLVQKQLVDYIHNGFLVPVMGPALHKTSVEEMIASTAYLELFLRSISEPALLRTFLRFLLLHRHDTHTILDTLVARIGSNSRLCMVSLSLFRTLLNLSCEDVLLQLVLRYLVPCNHVMLSQKPAVRDVDLYGRAADKFLSLIPRCCRHRAPSPPRPEHASWARGPGSPSVDSSSVVTVPRPSTPSRLAFFLRQQSLGGSEPPAPAPRSPGLAASPASSPSRRPSPAEEPGELEDNYLEYLREARRGVDRCVRACRTWSAPYDGERPPPEPSPIGSRTKKRSLLPEEDRDNVGEGEEEELGSGGLAGGAGGDPGHLPPPQLNGVPGPWPDGAKKVRRVPEEGAGELLEGTSEGMAGLEGFGQELQELEVALSNGGAGTEPPLEPPLPLEEEEAYENFSCPPEPPGPFLSSPLRTLNQLPSQPFTGPFMAVLFAKLENMLQNSVYVNFLLTGLVAQLACHPQPLLRSFLLNTNMVFQPSVKSLLQVLGSVKNKIESFAASQEDFPALLSKAKKYLIARGKLDWAEGPAAGPVPRRSDPLVKSRRPSLGELLLRHAHSPTRARQAAQLVLQPGRDGAGLGLGGGSPGASTPVLLPRGGAPERQGEALRVKNAVYCAVIFPEFLKELAAISQAHAVTSPFLLDTSEEGSAPSVSGFGPLNP
- the FHIP1B gene encoding FHF complex subunit HOOK-interacting protein 1B isoform X3, with the translated sequence MERMNWLSRLASRGPGHRVPPGASLQTPVMADPETCLMVFKNHWSQVVRILERRGPRAAPGGTDDLSAVCNHTYQMLTLLAEDRAVPSAPTAPGPLLEFALREDLLTRVLAWQLQWDELGDGVEERRAEQLKLFEMLVSEARQPLLRHGPVREALLVLLDACGRPVPSSPALDEGLVLLLSQLCVCVAREPSLLEFFLQPPPEPGAAPRLLLFSCLVPFVHREGTLGQQARDALLLLMALSAGSPTVGRYIADHSYFCPVLATGLSALYSSLPRKIEVPGDDWHCLRREDWLGVPALALFMSSLEFCNAVIQVAHPLVQKQLVDYIHNGFLVPVMGPALHKTSVEEMIASTAYLELFLRSISEPALLRTFLRFLLLHRHDTHTILDTLVARIGSNSRVWPLPLSWLTWLCMVSLSLFRTLLNLSCEDVLLQLVLRYLVPCNHVMLSQKPAVRDVDLYGRAADKFLSLIPRCCRHRAPSPPRPEHASWARGPGSPSVDSSSVVTVPRPSTPSRLAFFLRQQSLGGSEPPAPAPRSPGLAASPASSPSRRPSPAEEPGELEDNYLEYLREARRGVDRCVRACRTWSAPYDGERPPPEPSPIGSRTKKRSLLPEEDRDNVGEGEEEELGSGGLAGGAGGDPGHLPPPQLNGVPGPWPDGAKKVRRVPEEGAGELLEGTSEGMAGLEGFGQELQELEVALSNGGAGTEPPLEPPLPLEEEEAYENFSCPPEPPGPFLSSPLRTLNQLPSQPFTGPFMAVLFAKLENMLQNSVYVNFLLTGLVAQLACHPQPLLRSFLLNTNMVFQPSVKSLLQVLGSVKNKIESFAASQEDFPALLSKAKKYLIARGKLDWAEGPAAGPVPRRSDPLVKSRRPSLGELLLRHAHSPTRARQAAQLVLQPGRDGAGLGLGGGSPGASTPVLLPRGGAPERQGEALRVKNAVYCAVIFPEFLKELAAISQAHAVTSPFLLDTSEEGSAPSVSGFGPLNP